Proteins encoded together in one Anopheles darlingi chromosome 3, idAnoDarlMG_H_01, whole genome shotgun sequence window:
- the LOC125953903 gene encoding spectrin alpha chain isoform X1 — protein sequence MEQFTPKEVRILESAEDIQERRDQVLHRYSEFKLETRQKREKLEDSRRFQYFKRDSDELESWINEKLQAASEESYRDPTNLQAKIQKHQAFEAEVSAHSNAIVVLDNTGQEMINQGHFASETIQRRLDELQRLWELLLSRLAEKGMKLQQALVLVQFLRHCEEVMFWIKDKEAFVTADEFGQDLEHVEVLQRKFDEFQKDMASQEYRVTEVNELADKLLFGGHPERETITRKKEELNEAWQRLKQLAILRQEKLFGAHEIQRFNRDADETVAWIAEKDVVLSSDDYGRDLASVQALQRKHEGVERDLAALEDKVAALGTEAGRLCSIHADHSEQIREKQAEIAAYWQSLTAKAKERKQKLDESYFLHRFLADFRDLVSWINGMKAIISADELAKDVAGAEALLERHQEHKGEIDARVDSFKLTTEAGRQLLEREHYAAAEVQEKLAALENDKSSLLVLWEDRRILYEQCMDLQLFYRDTEQADTWMAKQEAFLANEDLGDSLDSVEALIKKHEDFEKSLAAQEEKIKALDVFATKLIDGQHYAADDVAQRRAMLLARRSALQEKSSIRQQLLEDSNGLQQFERDCDETKGWISEKLKFATDDSYLDPTNLNGKVQKHTNFEHELTANKSRIEDITATGQTLVERGHYAADKVNARMQEIVTLWESLVRASDKKGCKLQEASQQQQFNRTVEDIELWLSEVEGQLLSEDYGKDLTSVQNLQKKQALLEADVMAHQDRIEGIKVAANKFVESGHFDADNIRSKEGALSKRYAALAEPMATRKQRLLDSLQVQQLFRDLEDEAAWIREKEPVAASTNRGRDLIGVQNLIKKHQAVLAEINNHENRCAGVISNGEQMLNEQPTSSEEIKLRLDALKDQWNSLKEKSNQRKQDLEDSLQAHQYFADANEAESWMREKEPIVSNQDYGKDEDSSEALLKKHEALVSDLEAFGNTIQALQEQAKNCRQQETPVVDITGKECVMALYDYTEKSPREVSMKKGDVLTLLNSNNKDWWKVEVNDRQGFVPAAYIKKIDPGLSASQQNLIDGHSIAKRQAQINSQYDNLLALARERQNKLNETVKAYVLVREAADLATWIKDKESHAQIKDVGEDLEEVEVLQKKFDDFNDDLKANEVRLAKLNEIAIQLTSLGQTEAALKIKTQIQTLNEEWATLQTITQERASQLGSAHEVQRFHRDVDETKDWIAEKENALNNDELGKDLRGVQTLQRKHEGLERDLAALQDKIRQLDETANRLMQSHPDTAEQTYAKQKEINEEWQQVVSKAQQRKEKLLDSYDLQRFLSDYRDLSAWISSMMGLVTSEELANDVTGAEALIERHQNHRAEIDFRCGIPQEHRTEVDARAGTFSAFEQFGNELLQANHYAAPEIQEKIENLAKAREELERAWTARRLQLDQNLDLQLYLRDCEQAENWMSAREAFLNAEEVDSKGDNVEALIKKHEDFDKAINGHEEKIGALQVLADQLIAQEHYAGKLIDDKRQEVLDRWRHLKEDLIEKRSRLGDEQTLQQFSRDADEIENWIAEKLQLATEESYKDPANIQSKHQKHQAFEAELAANADRIQSVLAMGSNLIDRNQCSGSEEAVQKRLTQIADQWEYLTQKTTEKSLKLKEANKQRTYIAAVKDLDFWLGEVESLLTSEDAGKDLASVQNLMKKHQLVEADIHAHEDRIKDMNAQADSLVESGQFDSAGIQEKRQSINERYERIRNLAAHRQARLNEANTLHQFFRDIADEESWIKEKKLLVGSDDYGRDLTGVQNLKKKHKRLEAELASHEPAIQAVQEAGEKLMDVSNLGVPEIEQRLKALNQAWTELKGLAATRGQKLDESLIYQQFLAKVEEEEAWITEKQQLLSVEDYGDSMAAVQGLLKKHDAFETDFAAHRDRCSDIRDNGQTLVTNNNHHGDSISQRCVQLDKKLENLQALATRRKAALLDNFAYLQFMWKADVVESWIADKENHVKSEEFGRDLSTVQTLLTKQETFDAGLSAFEHEGIHNITVLKDQLISTNHAQSAAILKRHEDVLSRWQKLREDSVARKNRLLNIQDQFRQVEDLFLTFAKKASAFNSWFENAEEDLTDPVRCNSIEEIKALREAHAAFQASLSSAQVDFQALAALDRQIKSFEVGPNPYTWFTMEALEDTWRNLQKIIEERDAELAKEVHRQEENDKLRKEFAKHANLFHQWLTETRTSLMDGSGSLEEQFEALCHKANEIRARRGDLKKIEELGATLEEHLILDNRYTEHSTVGLAQQWDQLDQLAMRMQHNLKQQIQARNQSGVSEDSLKEFSMMFKHFDKDKSGKLNHQEFKSCLRALGYDLPMVEEGQPDPEFEEILNVVDPNRDGQVSLQEYIAFMISKETENVQSFEEIENAFRAITASDPRPRPYVTKEELYSNLTKDMADYCVQRMKPYNDPKTGHSITGALDYVEFTRTLFQN from the exons ATGGAGCAGTTCACCCCTAAGGAGGTGCGCATCTTGGAGAGCGCCGAGGACATTCAGGAGCGGCGCGACCAGGTGCTGCATCGGTACAGTGAGTTTAAGCTCGAGACGCGTCAGAAGCGCGAAAAGTTGGAGGATTCGCGCCGCTTCCAGTACTTCAAGCGTGACTCGGATGAGCTGGAAAGCTGGATCAACGAGAAGTTGCAGGCCGCGAGCGAGGAGAGCTACCGCGATCCTACGAATCTGCAAGCGAAGATCCAGAAGCATCAGGCGTTCGAGGCGGAAGTGTCAGCGCACAGCAATGCGATCGTCGTGTTGGATAACACCGGCCAGGAGATGATCAACCAGGGGCACTTTGCTTCCGAAACAATCCAGCGACGTTTGGATGAGCTGCAGCGCCTGTGggaactgctgctgtctcGGTTGGccgagaagggcatgaagctgcagcaggcactggtgctggtgcagttCCTGCGCCATTGCGAGGAAGTGATGTTCTGGATCAAGGACAAGGAGGCGTTCGTGACGGCGGACGAGTTCGGTCAAGATCTCGAGCATGTGGAGGTACTGCAGCGCAAGTTCGACGAGTTCCAGAAGGATATGGCTTCGCAGGAGTACCGAGTGACGGAGGTGAACGAGCTGGCGGACAAGCTGCTATTCGGGGGCCATCCAGAGCGCGAGACGATCACGCGTAAGAAGGAGGAGTTGAACGAGGCTTGGCAGCGCCTgaagcagctggccatcctGCGGCAGGAGAAGCTTTTCGGGGCACACGAAATCCAGCGCTTCAATCGCGACGCCGACGAAACGGTGGCGTGGATTGCGGAGAAGGATGTCGTGCTGTCTTCGGACGATTATGGACGCGATCTGGCCAGCGTTCAGGCGCTGCAGCGCAAGCACGAGGGTGTTGAGCGTGATCTAGCCGCGTTGGAGGATAAGGTAGCGGCCCTCGGTACGGAGGCTGGCAGGCTCTGCAGCATCCATGCCGACCACAGTGAGCAGATCCGGGAGAAGCAGGCCGAAATCGCCGCTTACTGGCAGTCGCTGACGGCCAAGGCGAAGGAGCGCAAGCAGAAGCTCGATGAATCGTACTTCTTGCATCGCTTCCTGGCTGACTTCCGCGATCTGGTTTCGTGGATCAACGGCATGAAGGCCATCATTTCGGCCGACGAACTGGCAAAGGATGTGGCCGGCGCTGAAGCCCTCCTTGAGCGCCATCAGGAGCACAAGGGCGAGATTGATGCACGAGTCGACAGCTTCAAGCTAACGACGGAAGCTGGCCGTCAACTGCTCGAGCGTGAACATTATGCGGCGGCTGAGGTACAGGAAAAGCTGGCAGCGCTCGAGAACGACAAGAGCTCGCTGTTGGTACTGTGGGAAGATCGTCGCATATTGTACGAGCAGTGCATGGATCTGCAGCTGTTCTACCGAGATACGGAACAGGCCGATACGTGGATGGCGAAGCAGGAGGCCTTCCTTGCCAACGAGGATCTCGGCGATTCGCTCGATTCGGTCGAGGCACTCATCAAGAAGCACGAGGACTTTGAAAAGAGTCTGGCGGCGCAGGAAGAGAAGATCAAGGCGCTGGACGTGTTTGCGACGAAGCTGATCGATGGTCAGCACTATGCGGCCGATGATGTTGCACAGCGTCGTGCCATGCTACTGGCCCGTCGCTCGGCGCTTCAGGAGAAATCCTCGATACGCCAGCAGCTCCTGGAAGACTCGAACGGACTGCAGCAGTTCGAGCGCGATTGTGACGAGACCAAGGGTTGGATCAGCGAGAAGCTCAAGTTCGCGACGGATGATAGCTATCTCGATCCGACCAACCTGAACGGAAAGGTCCAGAAGCACACGAACTTCGAGCACGAGCTGACGGCGAACAAGAGCCGTATCGAGGACATCACGGCCACAGGGCAGACACTGGTCGAGCGGGGTCATTACGCAGCCGACAAGGTGAACGCGCGCATGCAGGAGATCGTAACGCTGTGGGAATCGTTGGTGCGCGCCTCGGACAAGAAGGGTTGCAAGCTGCAGgaagcatcgcagcagcagcaattcaaTCGCACGGTCGAAGACATCGAGTTGTGGTTGAGTGAGGTGGAAGGCCAACTGCTGTCGGAGGACTATGGCAAGGATTTGACGAGCGTGCAGAATCTGCAGAAGAAGCAGGCGCTTCTGGAAGCGGACGTAATGGCGCACCAGGATCGTATCGAGGGTATTAAGGTGGCAGCCAACAAGTTCGTCGAGAGCGGTCACTTCGATGCGGATAACATCCGTTCGAAGGAGGGAGCGCTGTCGAAGCGATACGCTGCGCTCGCCGAGCCAATGGCTACCCGTAAGCAACGTTTGCTGGATTCACTGCAAGTGCAGCAGTTGTTCCGCGATCTCGAAGATGAGGCTGCCTGGATTCGCGAGAAGGAACCAGTGGCTGCGTCGACGAACCGTGGCCGAGATTTGATCGGTGTGCAGAATCTGATCAAGAAGCATCAGGCCGTGCTGGCAGAAATCAACAACCACGAGAATCGTTGCGCGGGCGTCATCTCGAACGGAGAGCAAATGCTGAACGAGCAGCCGACTTCCAGCGAGGAGATTAAGCTGCGTCTCGATGCACTCAAGGATCAGTGGAACTCGCTGAAGGAGAAGTCGAACCAGCGGAAGCAGGATCTTGAGGATTCGCTGCAGGCACACCAATACTTTGCCGATGCGAACGAGGCGGAATCGTGGATGCGCGAGAAGGAACCGATCGTGTCGAATCAGGATTATGGCAAGGACGAGGATTCGTCTGAGGCGTTGCTGAAGAAGCACGAAGCTCTCGTGTCCGATCTGGAGGCGTTCGGTAACACGATTCAGGCGCTCCAGGAGCAGGCAAAGAACTGCCGCCAGCAGGAGACTCCCGTCGTTGACATCACTGGTAAGGAGTGCGTAATGGCGCTCTATGACTACACGGAAAAGTCGCCACGTGAGGTGTCGATGAAGAAGGGTGACGTACTGACGCTTCTGAATTCGAACAACAAGGATTGGTGGAAGGTAGAGGTGAACGATCGCCAAGGTTTCGTACCGGCGGCCTACATCAAAAAGATCGATCCAGGTCTAAGCGCAAGCCAGCAGAATCTGATCGATGGCCATTCGATCGCCAAGCGCCAGGCTCAGATCAACAGCCAGTATGACAATCTGCTGGCGTTGGCTCGCGAGCGCCAGAACAAGCTGAATGAAACGGTGAAGGCGTACGTGTTGGTGCGTGAAGCGGCTGATCTGGCGACGTGGATCAAGGACAAGGAAAGCCACGCTCAGATCAAGGATGTCGGCGAGGATCTGGAGGAGGTCGAGGTGCTGCAAAAGAAGTTTGACGATTTCAATGACGATCTGAAGGCGAACGAGGTTCGTTTGGCGAAGCTGAATGAGATCGCCATCCAACTCACCTCGCTCGGTCAGACGGAGGCGGCACTTAAGATCAAGACGCAGATCCAGACGCTGAACGAGGAGTGGGCTACGCTGCAAACGATCACGCAGGAACGTGCTAGCCAGCTTGGATCGGCGCACGAGGTACAGCGTTTCCATCGGGACGTAGATGAAACGAAGGATTGGATCGCCGAGAAGGAGAACGCCCTGAACAATGACGAACTGGGCAAGGATCTGCGTGGCGTTCAGACGCTACAGCGCAAGCACGAGGGTCTCGAGCGTGATCTGGCTGCGCTGCAAGACAAGATCCGTCAGCTGGACGAAACCGCTAACCGGTTGATGCAGTCACATCCGGATACGGCCGAGCAGACGTACGCTAAGCAGAAGGAAATCAACGAGGAATGGCAGCAGGTGGTGTCGAAGGCACAGCAGCGCAAGGAGAAGCTGCTGGATTCTTACGATCTTCAGCGTTTCCTCAGCGATTACCGTGATCTGTCTGCTTGGATCAGCTCGATGATGGGCCTGGTGACATCGGAGGAGCTTGCGAACGATGTTACCGGTGCCGAGGCACTGATCGAACGTCATCAG aACCATCGTGccgaaattgattttcgttGCGGTATCCCGCAG GAGCATCGTACCGAGGTAGATGCACGTGCTGGCACCTTCTCGGCGTTCGAGCAGTTCGGTAATGAGCTGCTGCAGGCGAACCACTACGCGGCACCGGAGATTCAAGAGAAGATCGAAAATCTGGCTAAGGCTCGCGAGGAACTGGAGCGTGCCTGGACCGCTCGGCGTCTGCAGCTGGACCAGAATCTCGATTTGCAGCTGTACCTGCGCGATTGCGAACAGGCTGAGAACTGGATGAGCGCCCGCGAGGCCTTCCTGAACGCGGAAGAGGTCGACTCAAAGGGTGACAATGTGGAGGCGCTGATCAAGAAGCACGAAGACTTCGATAAGGCGATCAATGGGCATGAGGAGAAGATTGGTGCGCTGCAGGTGCTGGCTGATCAGCTGATCGCCCAGGAGCACTACGCGGGCAAGTTGATCGACGACAAGCGTCAGGAGGTGCTGGACCGCTGGCGTCATCTGAAGGAGGATCTGATCGAGAAGCGATCGCGGCTCGGTGATGAGCAAACCCTGCAGCAGTTCTCACGCGATGCGGATGAAATCGAGAACTGGATCGCCGAGAAGCTGCAGCTGGCGACGGAGGAAAGCTACAAGGATCCGGCCAACATTCAATCGAAGCACCAGAAGCATCAGGCGTTCGAGGCCGAGCTGGCGGCTAATGCCGATCGTATTCAGAGTGTGCTGGCAATGGGCAGCAACCTGATCGATCGCAATCAGTGCAGCGGCTCGGAGGAGGCGGTTCAGAAGCGGCTTACGCAGATCGCTGACCAGTGGGAGTACCTGACGCAGAAGACGACCGAAAAGTCGTTGAAGCTGAAGGAAGCGAACAAGCAGCGCACGTATATAGCGGCGGTTAAGGATCTGGACTTTTGGCTGGGTGAGGTCGAGAGTCTGCTTACTTCGGAAGATGCCGGTAAGGATCTGGCCTCGGTGCAGAATCTAATGAAGAAGCACCAGCTGGTGGAAGCTGACATCCATGCGCATGAGGATCGCATCAAGGATATGAATGCGCAGGCCGATTCGCTCGTTGAGAGCGGTCAGTTCGATAGTGCCGGTATCCAGGAGAAGCGTCAGTCGATTAATGAGCGCTACGAACGTATCCGCAATCTGGCTGCCCATCGTCAGGCTCGATTGAATGAGGCGAACACGCTGCATCAATTCTTCCGTGATATCGCTGATGAGGAGAGCTGGAtcaaggagaagaagctgttGGTGGGTTCGGATGATTACGGCCGTGATTTGACCGGTGTGCAGAatctgaagaagaagcacaagcGTCTCGAGGCGGAACTGGCGTCGCATGAGCCCGCCATCCAGGCGGTACAGGAAGCGGGCGAGAAGCTGATGGATGTGTCGAATCTGGGTGTGCCGGAGATCGAGCAGCGTCTGAAGGCGCTTAACCAGGCTTGGACCGAGCTGAAGGGACTGGCAGCCACTCGTGGTCAGAAGCTAGACGAATCGCTGATCTACCAGCAGTTCCTAGCGAAggtcgaagaggaagaggcctGGATcaccgagaagcagcagctcctgtCGGTGGAAGACTACGGTGATTCGATGGCGGCCGTACAGGGTCTGCTGAAGAAACACGACGCATTCGAGACCGATTTTGCGGCCCACCGTGATCGCTGCTCGGACATCCGTGATAATGGTCAGACGCTGGTTAcgaacaacaaccatcatgGCGATAGCATTTCGCAGCGTTGCGTACAGCTGGACAAGAAGTTGGAGAATCTGCAAGCATTGGCCACGCGTCGCAAGGCAGCACTGTTGGACAACTTTGCCTATCTGCAGTTCATGTGGAAGGCCGATGTGGTCGAGAGTTGGATTGCGGACAAGGAGAACCATGTCAAATCGGAAGAGTTTGGTCGTGACCTGTCCACCGTTCAAACGTTGCTCACCAAGCAGGAGACATTCGATGCTG GTCTCTCGGCGTTTGAGCACGAAGGCATCCATAACATCACCGTGCTGAAGGATCAGCTGATCAGCACCAATCACGCACAATCGGCAGCCATTCTGAAGCGTCACGAAGATGTGTTGTCGCGCTGGCAGAAACTACGCGAGGATTCGGTGGCTCGTAAGAACCGTCTGCTTAACATTCAGGATCAGTTCCGTCAGGTCGAGGATCTGTTCCTTACCTTCGCGAAGAAGGCTTCTGCGTTTAACTCGTGGTTCGAGAACGCCGAAGAAGATTTGACCGATCCGGTGCGTTGTAATTCGATTGAGGAGATCAAGGCCCTGCGAGAGGCGCATGCGGCGTTCCAGGCTTCACTGTCCTCCGCTCAGGTTGACTTCCAAGCGCTGGCCGCCCTGGATCGTCAGATTAAGAGCTTTGAAGTCGGTCCGAATCCGTACACCTGGTTCACGATGGAAGCGCTCGAGGATACTTGGCGCAATTTGCAGAAGATCATCGAGGAGCGTGATGCCGAGCTGGCGAAGGAAGTGCACCGTCAGGAGGAGAACGACAAGCTGCGTAAGGAGTTTGCCAAGCACGCCAACCTGTTCCATCAATGGTTGACAGAAACAAG AACGTCACTGATGGATGGTTCCGGTTCGTTGGAAGAGCAGTTCGAGGCCCTGTGTCATAAAGCGAACGAAATCCGTGCTCGTCGTGGCGATCTGAAGAAGATCGAAGAACTGGGTGCCACTCTGGAGGAGCACCTCATCCTGGATAATCGCTACACGGAACACTCGACGGTCGGCTTAGCGCAGCAATGGGATCAGCTCGATCAGCTGGCCATGCGCATGCAGCACAACCTGAAACAACAGATTCAGGCACGCAACCAGTCGGGCGTGTCGGAGGATTCGTTGAAGGAGTTCTCGATGATGTTCAAGCACTTCGACAAAGACAAGAGTGGCAAGCTGAATCACCAGGAGTTCAAGTCCTGTCTTCGTGCGCTCGGTTACGATCTGCCGATGGTAGAGGAAGGACAACCTGACCCGGAGTTCGAGGAGATCCTGAACGTGGTCGATCCGAACCGCGACGGTCAGGTGTCGTTGCAGGAGTACATTGCCTTCATGATCTCGAAGGAAACGGAGAACGTGCAGAGCTTCGAGGAAATCGAGAATGCTTTCCGCGCCATCACCGCCTCAGATCCACGTCCCCGCCCTTACGTCACGAAGGAGGAATTGTACTCC AACCTCACCAAAGATATGGCGGATTACTGTGTGCAGCGCATGAAACCCTACAACGACCCGAAGACCGGTCATTCGATCACGGGTGCCCTCGACTACGTGGAGTTCACCAGAACGTTATTCCAAAACTAA